Proteins encoded by one window of Microplitis mediator isolate UGA2020A chromosome 1, iyMicMedi2.1, whole genome shotgun sequence:
- the LOC130678335 gene encoding G2/mitotic-specific cyclin-B3 isoform X1 produces MAPSKVINNQNKPVTVGIKVKKGITTRNQKATDQLNIKPHMPVKDLRVKRKADASPLKDKITKRSALGNITNAIGKSLGVQLPETKRVVKKSQVKPISSVYTLRNNEKTTVKSNNVTSSKLKPAGKATKITKKVEEKKNVSQKSSSQKPSDVDKSDESSLYVSALEDLSHESGKKIRIINEKIEEEEATAAQKVVKSKKNSINAQTLPLAEHLDKTPIRKLPAGVLWDFDAENWRDPYQVSHYAMEIFEYLKSRENKFSIDDYMEKQVCLSRWMRSLLVDWMVEVQESFELNHETLYLAVKLVDLYLTKVTVGKETLQLLGAASLFIASKFDERIPPMVEDFLYICDGAYSQRELIRMEMNVLKIVDFDLGIPLSYRFLRRYARCIKVSMPTLTLARYILEYSLMDYATITFSDSKIAAAALFLALQMKDLGGWTPTLEYYTGYKVDDIKNIVNVLNQGLHRKYKDALATVRNKYSHNHTFFSKTCCSVFSVRLTSSSAVSSFYCNMSTK; encoded by the exons ATGGCACCATCGAAagtgataaataatcaaaataaaccTGTTACTGTGGGtatcaaagtaaaaaaaggtATTACTACAAGAAACCAAAAAGCAACAGATCAGCTCAACATCAAACCACACATGCCTGTTAAAGATTTAAGGGTTAAACGAAAAGCAGATGCATCACCTCTCAAAGACAAAATAACTAAAAGATCAGCTCTAGGCAATATTACTAAt GCTATTGGGAAATCATTGGGTGTTCAATTACCGGAAACTAAAAGAGTAGTAAAGAAATCACAAGTAAAACCTATCTCTTCTGTGTACACACTTAGAAATAACGAAAAAACGACAGTAAAATCCAATAATGTAACgagttcaaaattaaaacctgCCGGCAAAGCcacaaaaataacaaaaaaagttgaagAAAAGAAAAACGTATCGCAAAAAAGTTCCAGTCAAAAACCAAGTGACGTAGATAAATCTGATGAAAGTTCTCTTTATGTTAGCGCACTTGAGGACTTATCCCACgaaagtggaaaaaaaatcagaataaTTAACGAAAAA ATCGAAGAAGAAGAAGCCACAGCAGCTCAAAAAGTTGTcaagtctaaaaaaaattcaattaatgctCAAACTTTACCACTTGCTGAACATTTAGATAAGACACCAATTCGAAAATTACCTGCTGGTGTTTTATGGGATTTTGATGCTGAAAATTGGCGCGATCCTTACCAAGTATCCCATTATGCAATGGAAATATTTGAGTATCTCAAAAGCCGAGAAAATAAGTTCTCTATTGATGATTACATGGAAAAACAAGTATGTCTTTCACGGTGGATGAGATCTTTATTAGTTGATTGGATGGTTGAAGTTCAAGaatcatttgaattaaatCATGAAACTTTGTATTTAGCTGTTAAATTAGTCGATTTATACTTAACTAAAGTCACTGTGGGAAAAGAGACTCTACAGCTCTTAGGAGCTGCTAGTTTATTTATAGCTAGTAAATTTGAC GAAAGAATTCCTCCGATGGTTGAGGATTTTCTATACATATGTGACGGTGCTTACAGCCAACGTGAGCTCATTAGAATGGAAATGAATGTCCTAAAGATCGTTGATTTTGACTTGGGGATCCCCTTGTCTTACCGATTTCTCCGACGTTATGCAAgg TGCATAAAGGTATCAATGCCAACTTTAACACTCGCTCGTTACATTTTGGAGTATTCATTGATGGATTATGCAACGATAACTTTTAGTGATAGTAAAATAGCCGCTGCTGCTCTTTTCCTTGCTCTTCAAATGAAAGATCTTGGTGGATGGACTCCAACTTTAGAATATTATACTGGGTATAAAGttgatgatattaaaaatatagtcAATGTACTAAATCAAGGCCTTCATCGAAAATACAAGGATGCTTTAGCTACTGTTCGCAATAAATACAGTCATAA TCACACTTTCTTTTCGAAAACTTGCTGTTCAGTATTTTCGGTCAGGTTAACGTCAAGTTCTGctgtttcaagtttttacTGTAACATgagtacaaaataa
- the LOC130678335 gene encoding G2/mitotic-specific cyclin-B3 isoform X2 has protein sequence MAPSKVINNQNKPVTVGIKVKKGITTRNQKATDQLNIKPHMPVKDLRVKRKADASPLKDKITKRSALGNITNAIGKSLGVQLPETKRVVKKSQVKPISSVYTLRNNEKTTVKSNNVTSSKLKPAGKATKITKKVEEKKNVSQKSSSQKPSDVDKSDESSLYVSALEDLSHESGKKIRIINEKIEEEEATAAQKVVKSKKNSINAQTLPLAEHLDKTPIRKLPAGVLWDFDAENWRDPYQVSHYAMEIFEYLKSRENKFSIDDYMEKQVCLSRWMRSLLVDWMVEVQESFELNHETLYLAVKLVDLYLTKVTVGKETLQLLGAASLFIASKFDERIPPMVEDFLYICDGAYSQRELIRMEMNVLKIVDFDLGIPLSYRFLRRYARCIKVSMPTLTLARYILEYSLMDYATITFSDSKIAAAALFLALQMKDLGGWTPTLEYYTGYKVDDIKNIVNVLNQGLHRKYKDALATVRNKYSHKIFFEVAKIPLKDTLDL, from the exons ATGGCACCATCGAAagtgataaataatcaaaataaaccTGTTACTGTGGGtatcaaagtaaaaaaaggtATTACTACAAGAAACCAAAAAGCAACAGATCAGCTCAACATCAAACCACACATGCCTGTTAAAGATTTAAGGGTTAAACGAAAAGCAGATGCATCACCTCTCAAAGACAAAATAACTAAAAGATCAGCTCTAGGCAATATTACTAAt GCTATTGGGAAATCATTGGGTGTTCAATTACCGGAAACTAAAAGAGTAGTAAAGAAATCACAAGTAAAACCTATCTCTTCTGTGTACACACTTAGAAATAACGAAAAAACGACAGTAAAATCCAATAATGTAACgagttcaaaattaaaacctgCCGGCAAAGCcacaaaaataacaaaaaaagttgaagAAAAGAAAAACGTATCGCAAAAAAGTTCCAGTCAAAAACCAAGTGACGTAGATAAATCTGATGAAAGTTCTCTTTATGTTAGCGCACTTGAGGACTTATCCCACgaaagtggaaaaaaaatcagaataaTTAACGAAAAA ATCGAAGAAGAAGAAGCCACAGCAGCTCAAAAAGTTGTcaagtctaaaaaaaattcaattaatgctCAAACTTTACCACTTGCTGAACATTTAGATAAGACACCAATTCGAAAATTACCTGCTGGTGTTTTATGGGATTTTGATGCTGAAAATTGGCGCGATCCTTACCAAGTATCCCATTATGCAATGGAAATATTTGAGTATCTCAAAAGCCGAGAAAATAAGTTCTCTATTGATGATTACATGGAAAAACAAGTATGTCTTTCACGGTGGATGAGATCTTTATTAGTTGATTGGATGGTTGAAGTTCAAGaatcatttgaattaaatCATGAAACTTTGTATTTAGCTGTTAAATTAGTCGATTTATACTTAACTAAAGTCACTGTGGGAAAAGAGACTCTACAGCTCTTAGGAGCTGCTAGTTTATTTATAGCTAGTAAATTTGAC GAAAGAATTCCTCCGATGGTTGAGGATTTTCTATACATATGTGACGGTGCTTACAGCCAACGTGAGCTCATTAGAATGGAAATGAATGTCCTAAAGATCGTTGATTTTGACTTGGGGATCCCCTTGTCTTACCGATTTCTCCGACGTTATGCAAgg TGCATAAAGGTATCAATGCCAACTTTAACACTCGCTCGTTACATTTTGGAGTATTCATTGATGGATTATGCAACGATAACTTTTAGTGATAGTAAAATAGCCGCTGCTGCTCTTTTCCTTGCTCTTCAAATGAAAGATCTTGGTGGATGGACTCCAACTTTAGAATATTATACTGGGTATAAAGttgatgatattaaaaatatagtcAATGTACTAAATCAAGGCCTTCATCGAAAATACAAGGATGCTTTAGCTACTGTTCGCAATAAATACAGTCATAA
- the LOC130678339 gene encoding iron-sulfur cluster assembly 1 homolog, mitochondrial isoform X1, with amino-acid sequence MAARITASATVRAVKENKSLPARAALVLTQKAVEKIRKILYNKTDCIGLKISVRQRGCNGLSYVLDYATEKSKLDEEVVQDGVRVIIDRKAQLSLLGTEMDYIEGKLSSEFIFNNPNIKGTCGCGESFSV; translated from the exons ATGGCGGCACGCATCACAGCTTCTGCTACAGTTCGAGctgttaaagaaaataaaagtttgccAGCTCGTGCAGCTCTCGTGCTT ACTCAAAAAgctgttgaaaaaattagaaaaattttatataacaaaACAGATTgt ATTGGTTTGAAAATAAGCGTTCGTCAAAGAGGCTGTAACGGGCTAAGCTATGTCCTAGATTATGCAACTGAAAAGAGTAAATTAGATGAAGAAGTTGTTCAAGATGGAGTCAGAGTTATTATTGATAGGAAAGCCCAACTTTCTTTATTAGGAACAGAAATGGATTACATAGAAGGAAAATTAAGTTCtgagtttatatttaataatccaAATATTAAAGGAACTTGTGGCTGTGGAGAAAGTTTTTCTGTGTAG
- the LOC130678339 gene encoding iron-sulfur cluster assembly 1 homolog, mitochondrial isoform X2: protein MAARITASATVRAVKENKSLPARAALVLIGLKISVRQRGCNGLSYVLDYATEKSKLDEEVVQDGVRVIIDRKAQLSLLGTEMDYIEGKLSSEFIFNNPNIKGTCGCGESFSV from the exons ATGGCGGCACGCATCACAGCTTCTGCTACAGTTCGAGctgttaaagaaaataaaagtttgccAGCTCGTGCAGCTCTCGTGCTT ATTGGTTTGAAAATAAGCGTTCGTCAAAGAGGCTGTAACGGGCTAAGCTATGTCCTAGATTATGCAACTGAAAAGAGTAAATTAGATGAAGAAGTTGTTCAAGATGGAGTCAGAGTTATTATTGATAGGAAAGCCCAACTTTCTTTATTAGGAACAGAAATGGATTACATAGAAGGAAAATTAAGTTCtgagtttatatttaataatccaAATATTAAAGGAACTTGTGGCTGTGGAGAAAGTTTTTCTGTGTAG
- the LOC130678337 gene encoding WW domain-binding protein 11-like translates to MGRRSINTTKSGKYMNPTDQARKEARKKELKKNKKQRQLVRAAVLKGKDPTQIIEEMEKIDQMEYNVLQPPPLNEKVLKDKRKKLKETLDRVLKMYAKDDQEKWIELKEQLIQYERRRVDLVTYFEAVKHAQQVQIDEIPLPSTNSDIPRNFPGSLTSQIPLPDMPQPPTHIYSMHPHYLPQHHPLINIPIPPSILKKSSIYSNISNVPSLIANKDPPGVPPFPSPDLSIEDEDLCDKSKDGGQKSRTIRFADDKEIEKQEKDHKDKNYDKEKYKEMQKVKPTSLQQKMLAMAGQDIDQFMREMEVVHKKRETERAQDLNARLSLLESQSDVQLKNKIMQSDAKNVEFSESTDMPATANQQHPPVHLQQQHSIPSMGMPPPPLLYRPPPPPMHLRMPPPPPPRIGLRLPPGPPPGMPRMLRSGLQNLPRMPPPPQMQLSNLSCLPNSSNSQVQGSNNINVPQKTPNVLSAAPQLINRQDKDGKNTTTIEAKPQIRNLAADVTRFLPTSLRVKRDDRRKPNSITRLPEKNFETQFIKPPQPKTKDDAYMQFMQEMEDLL, encoded by the exons atggGCCGGCGATCTATAAATACAACAAAAAGTGGAAAATATATGAATCCTACTGATCAAGCTC gTAAAGAAGCACGAAAAAAAGAGTtgaagaagaataaaaaacaaagGCAATTAGTCAGAGCTGCTGTGTTGAAAGGAAAAGATCCGACACaaattattgaagaaatggaaaaaatagaccaaatgg AATACAACGTTCTACAGCCACCTCCATTAAATGAGAAAGTTTTAAAAGATAaacgtaaaaaattgaaagaaacTCTAGATCGCGTACTTaaaatgtat GCTAAAGATGACCAAGAAAAGTGGATAGAACTCAAAGAACAATTAATTCAATATGAAAGGCGTCGTGTAGATTTAGTTACTTACTTTGAAGCAGTAAAACATGCACAGCAAGTACAAATTGATGAAATTCCGCTACCTTCAACAAACAGTGACATTCCTCGAAATTTTCCAG gATCATTGACGTCGCAAATTCCATTGCCAGATATGCCTCAACCTCCTACTCACATTTATTCTATGCATCCTCATTATTTGCCTCAACACCATCCGTTAATTAACATACCCATACCTCCAAGTATTCTGAAGAAAAGCAGCATTTATTCGAACATTTCAAATGTTCCATCACTAATTGCTAACAAAGATCCACCAGGGGTTCCGCCTTTTCCATCACCAGATCTTTCAATTGAAGACGAAGATTTGTGCGACAAg tccaaAGATGGTGGACAAAAATCCCGCACGATACGATTTGCAGATGATAAGGAGATTGAGAAACAGGAAAAAGATCATAaggataaaaattatgataaagaaaaatataaagaaatgcAAAAAGTAAAACCTACGAGTCTTCAACAGAAAATGTTAGCTATGGCAGGACAAGATATCGATCAGTTTATGCGGGAAATGGAGGTCGTACATAAAAAAAGAGAAACAGAGCGAGCCCAAGATTTGAACGCCAGATTAAGTTTACTTGAATCACAATCTGATgttcagttgaaaaataaaatcatgcaATCTGATGCTAAAAATGTTGAATTTTCCGAATCTACGGATATGCCAGCTACTGCGAATCAACAACATCCTCCCGTTCATTTACAACAACAGCACAGTATACCATCAATGGGAATGCCACCTCCACCTCTTCTCTACAGACCACCGCCACCACCAATGCATCTACGAATGCCACCACCTCCTCCCCCTCGAATTGGTCTTCGATTACCTCCAG GGCCACCTCCGGGCATGCCTCGAATGTTAAGGTCAGGACTACAAAACTTACCGCGTATGCCACCTCCACCACAAATGCAGCTATCAAATTTATCATGTTTACCGAACTCATCTAATTCTCAAGTACAAGGATCTAATAACATTAATGTACCACAAAAAACACCAAATGTTTTATCAGCAGCAccacaattaattaatcgtcAAGATAAAGATGGCAAAAATACAACGACCATTGAAGCAAAACCACAAATAAGAAATTTGGCAGCAGATGTGACAAGATTTCTTCCTACATCATTACGAGTTAAACGCGATGATCGGAGAAAACCAAATAGCATTACAAGATTGCCAGAAAAGAACTTTGAAACTCAGTTCATTAAACCACCTCAACCTAAAACGAAAGATGATGCATACATGCAATTTATGCAAGAAATGGAAGACTTATTATAA
- the LOC130678338 gene encoding ATP synthase subunit C lysine N-methyltransferase — MEELLEINNNATNKFSPVISKTGLVLISITGGIGVGLTVICVPFISPAIRKICLPYVPATNQQLQNVLQALRGKSGSVVDLGSGDGRLVLAAAKNNFRAYGVELNFWLVAYSKLVARLQGMSAKAVFYRQDLWKFDLSKYDNVVLFGVESMMEQIENKFIKELKNDCTIIVCRFPLPNLVPVRTIGYGIDRVWIYKLS; from the exons atggAAGAGTTActagaaattaataacaatgcaaccaacaaattttctccAGTTATATCAAAAACAGGTTTAGTTCTGATTTCTATCACAG GTGGCATCGGCGTAGGACTTACTGTAATATGCGTCCCATTTATTAGTCCTGCGataagaaaaatatgtttGCCTTACGTTCCTGCAACAAATCAACAGTTGCAAAATGTTTTGCAAGCTTTGCGAGGAAAATCAGGATCCGTCGTTGATTTGGGAAGCGGCGATGGTCGTTTG GTTTTAGCAGCCGCGAAGAACAATTTTAGAGCTTATGGTGTAGAGCTGAATTTCTGGTTAGTAGCATATTCTAAACTTGTAGCTCGTCTTCAAGGAATGTCTGCAAAAGCTGTATTTTATAGACAAGATCtttggaaattcgatttaagTAAATACGACAATGTTGTATTATTTGGAGTAGAATCTATG ATGGAACaaatcgaaaataaatttattaaggaatTGAAAAATGATTGTACAATCATCGTTTGCCGATTTCCTTTACCAAACTTAGTACCTGTTAGAACTATTGGATATGGAATAGATCGAGTTtggatttataaattatcataa